In Aerococcus loyolae, a genomic segment contains:
- a CDS encoding Fur family transcriptional regulator, with protein sequence MDYEQLYVDAVAYLRERRIRLTSPRKKILKHLIVADHHPTAEQVYQELSQEDQSVSLATVYNTLNIFTDINLVKEVRANDGATHFDFFLKKHYHIICQNCGKIVDVYYPDAAKVEQALTEVEDYAVEATQFEITGHHLEFYGICPDCQGID encoded by the coding sequence ATGGATTATGAGCAATTATATGTCGATGCGGTCGCTTATTTGCGTGAACGCCGTATTCGCCTAACCTCCCCACGGAAAAAAATACTAAAACATCTGATTGTGGCTGACCATCATCCTACTGCCGAACAAGTCTATCAAGAGCTCTCCCAAGAAGATCAATCGGTGAGTTTAGCAACGGTATATAATACCTTGAACATCTTTACCGATATTAACCTGGTCAAGGAAGTGCGTGCGAATGATGGGGCCACCCATTTCGATTTCTTCTTGAAAAAGCACTATCACATCATTTGTCAAAACTGTGGAAAAATCGTCGATGTCTATTATCCCGATGCGGCTAAAGTAGAGCAAGCCCTGACTGAAGTGGAAGACTATGCGGTAGAGGCTACTCAATTTGAAATTACCGGCCACCACCTGGAGTTTTATGGGATCTGTCCTGACTGCCAAGGCATCGACTAG
- a CDS encoding FUSC family protein produces the protein MKLGARTIKTGIGVMLAMVISSLLPHIEIMQPTFVAVLGLQQSVKKTWYTLFRRGAAAFLGGLTAVVMSYFFGNSPIVVGLTVIIFIAIMNAIQLQDVISLATITVVIIMLQPVDNVNDLIGIATSRVIENILGVVISFLVNVFIMPPKYDNVLYKEISDTSSEVLIRLRAILRKNGEYSSLTSDLDWAYKRINYIRDLFQLSKEEPIWFASRRVSRKRQLVVYRSFIQSLLDMTNLLHTIHTHTNILFVIDDDLRIQIRERIETLCAAHEQIFLKFDGRISPAEVNFFQPTKIRRQELMNHIIKETDLNRGSETESLNYRIEKSNSLILITGAMIKVESSLIHLNTLVRSYHTHHEEDHDHYALKDKLDS, from the coding sequence ATGAAATTAGGTGCTCGCACGATAAAAACCGGCATTGGCGTCATGCTAGCCATGGTTATCTCTAGCCTCCTACCCCATATTGAGATTATGCAACCAACATTTGTTGCGGTTCTCGGGTTGCAACAATCCGTTAAAAAAACCTGGTATACCCTATTTAGGCGGGGAGCTGCTGCTTTCTTAGGTGGCTTAACCGCCGTGGTCATGTCTTACTTCTTTGGAAATAGCCCCATTGTGGTTGGCCTGACCGTCATTATTTTTATCGCTATTATGAATGCCATTCAACTCCAAGACGTGATCTCCCTGGCCACAATTACCGTAGTTATCATCATGCTACAGCCTGTCGATAACGTCAATGACTTAATCGGCATTGCGACTTCCCGGGTGATTGAAAACATCCTTGGTGTGGTGATCTCCTTCTTGGTGAATGTCTTTATCATGCCACCTAAGTATGACAATGTCCTCTACAAGGAAATTTCGGACACCTCTTCAGAAGTATTGATTCGTTTGCGGGCCATCTTGAGAAAAAATGGCGAGTATTCTTCCCTGACTTCAGACTTGGACTGGGCCTACAAGCGAATCAACTATATTCGCGATCTCTTTCAACTTTCCAAAGAAGAACCCATTTGGTTTGCCAGTCGCAGGGTATCCAGGAAACGGCAGCTAGTGGTTTATCGGAGCTTCATCCAATCTTTATTGGATATGACTAATTTGCTCCATACTATCCACACCCATACTAATATTCTCTTTGTGATAGATGATGACCTGCGGATTCAAATACGTGAGCGAATTGAAACCCTCTGTGCCGCCCATGAGCAGATCTTCCTTAAATTTGACGGCCGCATTTCACCGGCTGAGGTGAACTTCTTCCAGCCGACTAAGATACGCCGTCAGGAGTTGATGAATCATATCATTAAGGAAACCGACCTCAACCGAGGTTCAGAAACAGAATCCTTGAACTACCGGATTGAGAAGAGCAACTCCTTAATCTTAATCACAGGGGCCATGATCAAGGTCGAGAGTTCTCTCATCCATCTCAATACCTTGGTCCGCTCCTACCATACCCATCACGAAGAAGACCATGACCATTACGCCTTAAAAGATAAATTAGATAGTTAA
- the pulA gene encoding type I pullulanase, with protein sequence MKNQLEERLDKILQGISPQGSSLDQAMDDLVREPEFDDYFASQARLGANYRAETTNFRLWAPLASEVSLLIYQDLYSNRQVQYPMQRQDRGVFSLDLPGDWHNTAYLYKVSFPNGKTNFTRDPYAIGSTQNSQRSVVVDLSRTNPTDWDQDRAPALKSLSQAVIYEASVRDLTSADNSGVNPKWRGKFLGLSQKGTKTPQGQTTGLDYLKDLGISHLQLLPMADFKTVIEGIEDSDNYNWGYDPGDYNVPEGSYATDSADPICRIKEMKTMVQSLHQAGLRVIMDVVYNHVYDYINHPLQLTVPNYYFRRDPDGTISNGTGVGNDTASERKMMREYIVRSVCYWAKEYHIDGFRFDLMGIHDVTTMNKVRQALDEIDPSILILGEGWNLGTYLPEEDKACLVNAYKTPRIAYFDDHFRDSVKGSDQGEGRDTGYASGKFSVERTLLASFLGGERLNKLAINVKSPLQLVKYVAAHDNWSLWDKLAITHSFESQAKRQRRQLLANSLVLLSQGIPYLHAGQEFFRTKQGVRNSYRHGDHINQIDWSLRDKHQGAVDYLSDLIAFRQAHPVFHLSDFGSIDQAVEVLKADFQIIALLYHEGDADYLLVFNGQTNTIRFTLPEGDWQVLAENYHFLSADEEKSILSSEQPLVVEELSLSILKQQGSEKA encoded by the coding sequence GTGAAAAATCAACTAGAAGAACGTTTAGATAAAATCCTCCAGGGAATCTCTCCCCAAGGTTCCAGCTTAGACCAAGCCATGGATGACCTGGTCAGAGAGCCAGAATTTGATGACTATTTTGCTAGTCAAGCCCGGCTAGGGGCTAACTACCGGGCAGAGACGACTAATTTTCGGCTCTGGGCTCCCCTGGCCAGTGAAGTTAGCCTGCTCATTTACCAGGACTTATATAGTAATCGACAAGTCCAATATCCCATGCAACGTCAAGACCGGGGAGTTTTTAGCTTAGATCTTCCTGGTGATTGGCATAATACCGCTTACCTTTATAAGGTATCCTTTCCCAATGGAAAGACTAATTTTACGAGAGACCCTTATGCCATTGGATCGACCCAGAATAGTCAGCGCAGTGTGGTGGTTGATTTGTCTCGCACTAACCCCACTGATTGGGACCAAGACCGTGCGCCCGCACTAAAGAGTCTTTCTCAAGCTGTGATTTATGAAGCGAGTGTGAGAGATTTGACTAGTGCGGATAATTCAGGCGTCAATCCCAAGTGGCGGGGTAAATTTCTAGGCCTCAGTCAAAAAGGGACTAAAACGCCCCAAGGACAGACTACTGGCCTTGACTACCTAAAAGACTTAGGAATCAGCCACCTCCAGCTTCTGCCCATGGCTGACTTTAAGACGGTGATTGAAGGGATCGAGGATAGCGATAATTATAATTGGGGTTACGATCCTGGCGATTACAATGTCCCTGAAGGTTCTTATGCCACGGATTCTGCTGATCCTATCTGTCGGATAAAAGAAATGAAAACCATGGTCCAATCCCTCCACCAAGCGGGCCTTCGTGTGATTATGGATGTGGTCTACAACCATGTCTATGATTACATAAACCACCCCCTGCAACTAACTGTCCCTAACTATTATTTCCGTCGCGACCCCGATGGCACCATTAGTAATGGGACGGGCGTGGGGAATGATACCGCCTCAGAAAGAAAGATGATGAGAGAGTATATTGTCCGTTCGGTATGCTATTGGGCCAAAGAATATCATATTGATGGTTTTCGCTTTGACTTGATGGGGATCCATGACGTCACGACTATGAATAAAGTCCGTCAAGCTTTAGATGAAATTGATCCAAGTATCCTTATCTTAGGTGAAGGTTGGAACTTAGGGACTTACCTGCCCGAAGAAGATAAGGCTTGCCTAGTCAATGCTTATAAGACTCCCCGAATTGCCTATTTTGACGACCATTTTCGTGACAGTGTCAAGGGCTCTGACCAAGGGGAGGGCAGGGATACCGGCTATGCCAGCGGTAAGTTTTCTGTGGAGCGGACCCTCCTAGCCAGTTTTTTAGGTGGGGAGCGGTTGAATAAGTTGGCGATTAACGTCAAGTCGCCCCTGCAATTGGTTAAATATGTGGCCGCCCATGATAACTGGTCCTTGTGGGATAAACTAGCCATTACTCATAGCTTTGAAAGTCAAGCCAAGCGGCAAAGGCGGCAACTACTTGCCAATAGCCTTGTCCTCTTAAGTCAAGGCATCCCCTACTTGCATGCTGGCCAGGAATTCTTCCGTACTAAGCAAGGTGTCCGTAATTCCTACCGTCATGGGGACCATATCAACCAGATTGACTGGTCCTTACGCGATAAACACCAGGGTGCTGTGGATTACCTGAGTGATTTGATTGCTTTTCGCCAGGCTCACCCAGTTTTTCACCTATCTGATTTTGGAAGCATTGACCAGGCAGTGGAGGTTTTGAAGGCAGATTTTCAAATTATTGCTCTTCTTTACCATGAAGGAGACGCTGACTACCTGCTGGTATTTAATGGGCAGACCAATACCATTCGTTTTACCCTGCCTGAGGGGGACTGGCAAGTCCTGGCTGAAAATTATCATTTCCTCTCTGCTGATGAAGAGAAGTCTATATTAAGTAGTGAACAACCTCTTGTTGTTGAGGAACTTTCGCTAAGTATTTTGAAACAGCAAGGATCAGAAAAAGCTTAG
- a CDS encoding DUF402 domain-containing protein has translation MYHPKEGEFITVKSYKHDGSLHRTWRDCLVLKTSEQSIIACNDHTLVTESDGRRWVTREPALLYFHKKYWFNIVTMLRQNGVSYYSNLASPYVIDEEALKYIDYDLDIKIFPDGEKRLLDIDEYLEHGHEMHYSKELDIIIKSHLKELVRWIEEERGPFSKPYVDLWYERYCQLTQRRKRRKKSYKYKKKKRIQS, from the coding sequence ATGTATCATCCAAAAGAAGGAGAATTCATCACAGTCAAAAGTTATAAACATGACGGCTCACTCCATCGAACATGGCGCGACTGTTTGGTCTTAAAAACAAGCGAGCAAAGCATTATTGCTTGTAACGACCACACGCTCGTTACCGAATCTGATGGTCGCCGTTGGGTGACACGTGAACCCGCTTTACTCTATTTTCATAAAAAATATTGGTTCAATATTGTCACCATGTTAAGGCAGAACGGTGTCTCATATTATAGTAACCTAGCTTCTCCTTATGTCATTGATGAAGAAGCCTTAAAGTATATCGACTATGATTTAGATATTAAAATTTTCCCTGATGGGGAAAAACGCCTGTTAGATATTGACGAGTATTTAGAGCATGGTCATGAAATGCATTATTCTAAAGAATTAGATATAATCATTAAAAGCCATCTCAAAGAGTTAGTACGTTGGATCGAGGAAGAAAGAGGTCCCTTTTCAAAACCTTATGTCGATCTTTGGTACGAACGCTACTGTCAGCTGACCCAACGTCGTAAGCGACGGAAGAAAAGCTACAAATATAAGAAGAAAAAGCGGATTCAGTCGTAA
- the mutY gene encoding A/G-specific adenine glycosylase produces the protein MSGSNQDFSPKDWIGQSAIVDLGPTIEGVEVWGEETNQAFRKTLFDWYDKEGRHLPWRESKDPYRIWISEIMLQQTQVNTVIPYYQRFLQAFPTVEDLAAAEEDDLLKLWAGLGYYSRAKNLHRAAQEIVNDYSGQFPQTAKELKQLSGIGPYTAGAIASIAFGQAVPAIDGNAMRVFSRLFTINADISRQKNHAIFREVVAYVMGDERPGDFNQALMDLGSSYETAKKPLSDISPIKDFNLATLTGTELDYPVKLSKTKSKTIHYQALLLENSQGQYLIEKRPSQGLLANLWTVPLFEVANQEEGDQQGGEERQPYQNLVAEAEAVYDLRPVVMKKSIGHVRHVFSHRLWEIDLYYAKLSPAAEKRWQDQEDSDWVFLHDLNRHAYPTVQMKIWRALKDYLDQ, from the coding sequence GTGAGCGGAAGTAATCAAGATTTTTCCCCTAAGGATTGGATCGGACAATCAGCCATTGTTGATTTAGGACCGACCATCGAGGGAGTCGAAGTCTGGGGAGAAGAAACTAATCAAGCTTTTCGTAAGACCTTGTTTGATTGGTATGACAAGGAGGGCCGCCACTTACCTTGGCGGGAGAGTAAGGACCCTTACCGGATTTGGATATCAGAAATTATGTTGCAGCAAACCCAGGTCAATACCGTCATTCCTTACTATCAACGCTTTTTACAAGCCTTTCCCACCGTCGAGGACCTGGCAGCGGCAGAAGAAGATGACTTACTGAAACTTTGGGCCGGCCTAGGCTATTACTCAAGAGCTAAAAACCTCCACCGAGCAGCCCAGGAGATTGTGAATGACTATAGTGGTCAATTTCCCCAAACCGCTAAAGAGTTAAAGCAGCTATCGGGAATCGGACCTTATACAGCTGGCGCTATTGCCTCTATTGCATTTGGTCAGGCCGTCCCCGCCATTGATGGGAATGCCATGCGAGTTTTCAGCCGACTCTTTACCATTAATGCTGATATCAGCCGGCAAAAGAACCACGCTATCTTTCGTGAAGTAGTGGCTTATGTCATGGGCGATGAACGGCCAGGGGACTTTAATCAGGCGCTAATGGATTTGGGGAGTAGTTACGAAACCGCTAAGAAGCCCTTGAGTGATATTAGTCCTATCAAAGACTTTAACCTAGCTACCTTGACCGGGACTGAATTGGATTATCCGGTGAAATTATCCAAAACCAAATCCAAAACCATTCACTACCAAGCACTATTGCTGGAGAATAGTCAAGGCCAGTACCTGATTGAAAAACGACCCAGCCAGGGTCTCTTGGCTAATTTGTGGACGGTTCCGCTTTTTGAAGTGGCTAACCAAGAAGAAGGTGACCAGCAAGGGGGAGAAGAGCGCCAGCCTTACCAAAACCTGGTTGCTGAAGCAGAGGCAGTTTACGATCTTAGACCAGTCGTGATGAAAAAATCCATCGGCCATGTCCGGCATGTCTTTTCTCACCGACTTTGGGAGATTGATCTCTACTATGCTAAATTATCTCCCGCAGCCGAAAAACGCTGGCAAGACCAAGAAGATAGTGATTGGGTTTTCTTGCATGACCTTAACCGTCATGCCTATCCTACCGTTCAAATGAAGATTTGGCGGGCCTTAAAAGATTATCTTGATCAATAA
- a CDS encoding RecX family transcriptional regulator yields MLEDNQPVKLSEINPEKKSRPKRVRALTDESDQLTRPKRKSKKSGYRPRKAVTSSDPEGLDQDQERVLAGKITMIEAQKRHKKRYNVYLDGDFAFGISEDTLVRYALSKGQYLSQEESKNILASESDNRAYQIALNYLSHSLRSKKQVSQRLAKEDYSQATIDKVMGKLEDLSLVNDLYYGQSYTRTAKTINRKGPKVIAMELKEKGLSEDTIDQSLLEYSEADQMENAHHLAKKKLPSLLRKNSNLKAREKLQQFLYKKGYNNDLISQVLSQLKESDQLDRDEGAALNKYFKRYWKKYRNLDEKERRFKVKTMLFGRGFKSEAIDAAIRQAEEEGEL; encoded by the coding sequence ATGCTAGAAGATAATCAGCCAGTAAAATTAAGTGAGATCAATCCGGAGAAAAAGTCCCGCCCAAAAAGAGTCAGAGCCTTAACCGATGAAAGTGACCAGCTGACCAGGCCAAAAAGGAAGAGTAAAAAAAGCGGTTATCGTCCTAGAAAAGCAGTCACCTCTTCTGACCCAGAAGGCTTAGACCAAGACCAGGAGAGAGTTTTAGCAGGCAAGATTACCATGATCGAAGCCCAAAAACGTCATAAGAAACGTTATAATGTCTACCTTGACGGCGACTTTGCTTTTGGGATTAGTGAAGACACCCTAGTCCGTTATGCTCTGTCTAAGGGGCAGTACTTAAGCCAAGAGGAAAGTAAAAATATCCTGGCCAGCGAAAGCGATAACCGGGCCTATCAGATTGCCCTAAACTATTTAAGCCATAGTTTACGGTCTAAAAAGCAAGTTAGCCAACGTTTAGCTAAGGAAGACTATTCCCAAGCGACTATTGATAAGGTCATGGGGAAATTGGAAGATTTATCCCTAGTTAACGACCTCTATTACGGCCAGTCCTATACCCGAACGGCAAAGACCATCAACCGAAAAGGCCCCAAGGTGATTGCTATGGAACTGAAGGAAAAGGGCCTTAGTGAAGACACCATTGACCAGTCCTTGTTGGAGTATAGTGAGGCTGATCAAATGGAAAACGCCCACCACTTGGCTAAAAAGAAGTTGCCTAGCTTGCTTAGAAAAAACTCTAACCTCAAAGCCAGGGAGAAATTGCAACAATTCCTCTATAAGAAGGGCTACAATAATGACTTAATTAGCCAAGTTTTATCCCAACTAAAAGAGTCTGACCAGCTTGACCGCGATGAAGGTGCGGCTTTGAATAAGTATTTTAAACGCTATTGGAAGAAGTACCGGAATTTGGATGAGAAAGAACGACGTTTCAAAGTAAAAACCATGCTTTTTGGCCGGGGCTTTAAGAGTGAAGCCATTGATGCAGCTATAAGGCAGGCAGAGGAAGAAGGAGAACTGTGA
- a CDS encoding helix-turn-helix domain-containing protein has protein sequence MDTHREDLSLDEKNIARQQASIKASDVLLKIRQEKGLSQAQLADISGRKQSYISRVESRQQNISLGTLQEIVNAVGGHLVVDVHF, from the coding sequence ATGGATACGCATAGAGAAGACCTATCCCTTGATGAAAAAAATATTGCAAGACAACAAGCAAGTATTAAGGCTTCTGATGTGTTGCTAAAAATCCGTCAAGAAAAGGGGCTATCCCAGGCTCAATTAGCGGATATTTCTGGGCGTAAGCAAAGTTATATCTCACGGGTTGAATCACGTCAACAAAATATTAGTTTAGGTACCCTACAAGAAATTGTTAATGCTGTAGGTGGCCATCTCGTTGTCGATGTGCACTTCTAA
- a CDS encoding helix-turn-helix transcriptional regulator has translation MKIGQIIKEQRELNNISQGQLASYLKTTQQTVSNWENNKSYPNVENLILLSSIFDQPMEELLNEDIQDISEATGRVIPTRLDDEEVKRFNWSHLLLGFGAGCLVTYLLSHLGQED, from the coding sequence ATGAAAATTGGTCAAATAATTAAAGAACAACGTGAGTTAAATAATATTTCCCAAGGACAATTGGCGAGTTATCTAAAAACCACCCAACAAACAGTGTCTAATTGGGAAAATAATAAAAGCTATCCTAACGTGGAAAACTTAATATTACTATCATCAATTTTTGATCAACCGATGGAAGAATTGTTAAATGAGGATATCCAGGACATTTCTGAAGCAACCGGACGGGTGATTCCAACGCGTTTGGATGATGAAGAGGTGAAGCGCTTTAACTGGAGTCATCTCTTGCTTGGTTTTGGAGCAGGCTGCTTAGTGACCTATTTGCTCAGTCACTTAGGCCAAGAAGACTAG
- a CDS encoding uracil-xanthine permease family protein yields the protein MKMNYDIEDRPPRGEGLLLSFQHVFAMFGATILVPLILGLPVSVALFCSGIGTLIYHFATKNKVPVYLGSSFAFIGAMAHAIEQLGGDISAAQTGVMLAGGIYVLVALLVKMLGSSWIDRLLPPIVIGPMIIVIGLSLSSSAVTNAGFTPDGTWQQMLTALITFLICAFVNVYGRGFIRVIPFLIGLVGGYIVAACLGLVDISPVADAAWFEIPDFYLPFKTPFFNSYQLNFGPEAIAILPVAVVTISEHIGDHTVLSEICGRQFLKNPGLHRTLMGDGIATSVSAFLGGPANTTYGENTGVIGLTRVASVSVIRNAALLAIMLSCLGKFTALISTIPAAVLGGMSILLYGVIASNGLKVLIEARVNFNQVRNLVIASAMLVLGLGGAVLKLGAFTLSGTALAAMVGIILNLLLPEIKTLKTK from the coding sequence ATGAAAATGAATTATGACATCGAGGATCGGCCCCCACGTGGTGAGGGACTGCTTCTAAGTTTCCAACACGTCTTTGCAATGTTCGGTGCAACCATTCTGGTTCCTTTAATCTTGGGCCTACCGGTATCGGTTGCTCTCTTCTGTAGCGGGATCGGTACCTTAATTTACCACTTTGCTACCAAAAATAAGGTGCCTGTTTATCTGGGATCATCCTTTGCCTTCATTGGCGCAATGGCCCACGCTATCGAACAGTTAGGTGGCGATATTTCCGCGGCTCAAACTGGGGTCATGCTAGCCGGCGGAATCTATGTCTTAGTAGCTCTTTTAGTTAAAATGCTAGGGAGCAGCTGGATTGACCGCCTCCTACCTCCAATTGTTATTGGTCCGATGATCATTGTCATCGGTTTGAGTCTATCCTCATCTGCTGTCACCAACGCGGGATTCACTCCAGACGGAACCTGGCAACAAATGTTGACCGCCCTAATCACCTTCCTGATCTGTGCCTTTGTTAATGTTTATGGTCGGGGCTTTATTCGGGTGATTCCTTTCTTGATTGGTTTAGTTGGTGGCTACATTGTCGCTGCCTGCCTCGGCCTAGTCGATATTAGCCCAGTGGCTGATGCTGCTTGGTTTGAGATCCCTGATTTCTATCTACCTTTTAAGACGCCATTCTTTAACAGCTACCAACTTAACTTTGGCCCAGAAGCCATTGCTATTTTGCCAGTGGCGGTAGTCACCATCTCTGAACATATTGGTGACCATACCGTCTTAAGTGAAATTTGTGGCCGTCAATTTCTCAAGAATCCTGGTCTCCACCGGACCTTGATGGGTGATGGGATTGCCACTTCGGTTTCTGCCTTCCTAGGTGGACCTGCCAATACCACTTACGGAGAAAACACTGGGGTCATTGGCCTCACCCGCGTGGCTTCGGTTTCCGTTATCCGTAATGCCGCCCTCTTAGCGATTATGCTTAGCTGCTTGGGTAAATTTACCGCCCTTATTTCAACCATCCCAGCTGCTGTGCTCGGTGGCATGTCTATCCTCCTTTATGGGGTTATCGCAAGTAACGGCCTCAAAGTCCTCATTGAAGCCCGGGTAAACTTCAACCAGGTCCGTAACCTAGTCATCGCTAGTGCCATGTTAGTTCTCGGTCTAGGAGGCGCAGTCCTTAAATTAGGGGCCTTTACCCTTTCTGGAACCGCCCTAGCCGCTATGGTAGGGATTATTCTTAACCTACTCCTACCTGAAATCAAAACTTTGAAGACGAAATAA
- the galE gene encoding UDP-glucose 4-epimerase GalE, translating to MSILVTGGAGYIGSHTVIELINSGYEVVIVDDFSNSKPTVLDRIEKIAGKRPTFYEANILDGDALRQIFEKESIDAVIHYAAFKAVGESVEKPIDYYHNNMGGLLQVLKVMKEFDVKEFVYSSSATVYGMNNVSPLTEDLPTSATNPYGYSKVMGEQILKDTYKAYPDWSIMILRYFNPIGAHESGLIGEDPQGVPNNIMPYITQVAIGKLEKLHVFGNDYDTHDGTGVRDYLHVVDLAKGHVAAIDYANKHQGLEIVNLGTGQGYSVLDLVNTFQEVNQVELPYVIDERRAGDVAECYADPSYAKELLGWEAEEDLADMCRDSWHWQETCPNGYED from the coding sequence ATGTCCATTTTAGTTACAGGCGGAGCGGGCTATATTGGTTCGCATACCGTTATTGAATTAATCAACTCTGGCTACGAAGTTGTTATTGTCGATGACTTCTCTAATAGTAAGCCAACCGTTCTTGACCGCATCGAAAAAATTGCTGGTAAGCGTCCAACTTTCTATGAAGCAAATATCTTAGATGGAGATGCCTTACGCCAAATCTTTGAAAAAGAATCCATCGACGCTGTCATTCATTATGCAGCCTTTAAAGCGGTCGGTGAATCCGTTGAAAAACCAATTGACTACTATCACAATAATATGGGTGGACTCCTTCAAGTATTAAAAGTAATGAAGGAATTTGATGTGAAGGAATTTGTCTATTCTTCAAGTGCCACAGTCTATGGGATGAACAATGTCTCCCCCCTAACCGAAGACTTACCTACCAGTGCTACCAATCCATACGGCTATAGTAAGGTCATGGGCGAACAAATCTTAAAAGATACCTATAAGGCTTACCCTGACTGGTCAATTATGATCTTACGTTACTTTAACCCTATCGGGGCCCACGAAAGTGGCCTGATCGGTGAAGACCCCCAAGGCGTCCCTAATAATATCATGCCTTATATCACCCAAGTAGCCATTGGTAAGTTAGAAAAATTACATGTTTTTGGTAATGACTACGATACCCATGATGGTACTGGCGTCCGTGATTACCTCCACGTGGTTGACTTGGCTAAGGGCCATGTTGCAGCCATCGATTACGCCAATAAGCACCAAGGGCTGGAAATTGTCAACTTAGGCACCGGCCAAGGTTACTCCGTTCTGGACTTAGTCAATACCTTCCAAGAAGTCAACCAGGTTGAGCTTCCATATGTTATTGACGAACGCCGTGCTGGTGATGTGGCTGAATGTTATGCTGACCCATCCTACGCTAAAGAACTGCTAGGCTGGGAAGCGGAAGAAGATTTAGCTGATATGTGCCGGGACTCCTGGCACTGGCAAGAAACCTGCCCTAACGGTTACGAAGATTAA
- a CDS encoding LysM peptidoglycan-binding domain-containing protein, whose translation MSDSQGPNFSWRKLVQEIRATLKSLIKMLARLVYYLIDQLTRILLPLFKRIDRVPPHRNSQNKDQGSPFKRQVQEKVNSQLQPGLTPIKNFWQKLAKPLQWGVVLGLLGLVFFLASPSYQGAANDNLLGLKAQSSQLAGQDHYQADNWEIDQEDVSVYHGPEEKKPADQALRTKDQEQDPAILDEKIAQYESKRARYPRRAVRIKRSEEEKTTDSKLPRESIDPDSSNPSSDYPSQSSMSEESQVQTGDSYQVQAGDSFYRIAQAHGMTVDELMALNGMTRPALMPGQRIKVK comes from the coding sequence ATGTCAGATTCACAAGGACCCAATTTTTCCTGGCGCAAGTTGGTCCAGGAAATCCGAGCCACCCTCAAATCCCTCATTAAGATGCTGGCCCGCCTCGTTTATTATCTTATTGACCAGCTAACCCGCATCCTGCTACCACTTTTTAAGAGAATTGATCGAGTCCCACCTCACAGAAACAGCCAAAACAAGGATCAAGGCAGTCCATTCAAACGCCAAGTCCAAGAAAAGGTCAATAGCCAACTCCAGCCTGGCTTAACTCCCATTAAAAACTTCTGGCAAAAACTGGCTAAACCCCTCCAATGGGGAGTGGTCCTTGGACTCTTAGGGCTGGTCTTCTTCCTAGCAAGCCCCAGTTATCAGGGGGCGGCAAATGATAACCTCCTAGGTCTCAAGGCACAATCCTCACAACTTGCTGGCCAAGACCACTACCAAGCTGATAACTGGGAGATTGACCAAGAGGATGTCTCTGTTTATCATGGGCCAGAGGAAAAGAAGCCAGCCGACCAGGCCTTGAGGACTAAAGACCAGGAACAAGACCCAGCTATTCTCGACGAAAAAATCGCCCAGTATGAATCTAAACGAGCTCGTTACCCAAGAAGGGCTGTAAGAATAAAGCGATCAGAGGAAGAAAAAACGACGGACTCCAAGCTGCCACGAGAGTCTATTGATCCTGATAGCTCAAATCCTAGCAGTGACTATCCCTCCCAGTCTTCTATGTCAGAAGAAAGCCAGGTCCAAACTGGAGACAGCTACCAAGTCCAAGCTGGTGATAGCTTCTACCGCATCGCCCAAGCTCATGGTATGACGGTCGACGAGTTAATGGCCTTAAACGGCATGACCAGGCCTGCGCTTATGCCTGGTCAAAGGATTAAAGTCAAATAA